The genomic DNA CCCGTTTCGGGCAGTTGCCCAAAGTCACCGTGCAGTTGCCGATTTACAATGAACGTTATGTGGCCGAGCGACTGATCCGTTCGGTGTGCGCCCTCGATTACCCGTCCGATCTTCTGCAGATCCAGGTCTTGGATGATTCGACCGATGAAACCAGCGGCTTGGTGGCCGGGCTGGTGCGGGAGTACCAAGGCAGGGGCTTGGACATCGAACACCTGACCCGGAAAGATCGATCGGGGTTCAAGGCCGGTGCGTTGCAAGAGGGCATGAAGCAGGCCAAGGGCGAGTTCATTGCCATTTTTGACGCGGATTTTGTTCCGCCCCCCGAGATGCTCCGTCAGACGATCGATTTCTTCACCGATCCTGCCGTTGGGATGATCCAGACCCGCTGGGGTCACCTCAATCGTGGGTACAACCTCCTGACCCGGGTGCAGGCGCTGCTTCTCGACGGGCATTTGATCATCGAGCAAACGGCGCGTTCACGTTCCGGGCGTTTCTTCAATTTCAATGGCACAGCCGGCATCTGGCGGGCCTCCACCATTGCCGATTCCGGGGGGTGGCAACACGACACCCTGACCGAAGATCTGGACCTGAGTTACCGGGCGCAGTTGCAGGGCTGGAAATTTGTCTTTGTCCCTGACCTGGTCACACCGGCCGAGTTGCCGGTCGACATGAACGCCTTCAAGGCCCAGCAATACCGTTGGGCCAAGGGTGCGGTCCAGACTTGTAAGAAACTCCTGCCAGCCGTCTGGCGTTCCCGCCAGCCCCTGCGAGTCAAGTTGGAGGCCACCTTCCACCTCACGTCCAATTTTGCCTACCTGCTTCTGGCCTGCATGGCCCTCTTAGTCCATCCCGACCTCAAGCACCAGGGGGTTCACTGGCAATCGGTTCTCCTTATTGACCTGCCCATTTTCATGGCGGCTTCACTGTCGATCTTCCTGTTTTACGCCGCGGCCCTGCGCGCGGGGGGGGTGAGCTGGATCCAGATCGTCTTCTACATTCCCATGCTCATCGCCGTCGGCATCGGGTTGTGCCTCAATAATGCCCGGGCCGTGCTCGAAGCCGTCTTCAACCACCACTCGGAATTCACCCGCACGCCAAAATACGGGGTCTCCGAGCGATGGACCACCTGGTGGCGGATGAATTACCGATCGGCCCGAACGGTCCTCCCTTGGCTGGAATTGTTGTTGGCGGCCTACTACCTCACTTTCGTCTGGTATGCGGTGCAGCACCGGCAGTGGTGGTCACTGCCGTTTTTCTGCCTCTTTGCCTTCGGCTTCGGCTACTCCGGCTGGCTGTCGATTTTCCAAGGTTCCTTCTTTTCACATCTGGGGGAACGGCTTAGGGTGGGCATCGCCACGCGTTATGGAGTTTGACTGGACCCTGTTTTCCGGAAAAGGGGTGACCTTGGAAGAAGCCGCCGAGAGCTTCGAAGACCCCTTTAGTGTGCGACTCTGGCCGGAGCGGGGGGACATCGCCGAACACAGCCGTTATTTCTGTCTGGGCATGACGTTGCGCGGTCGTGGCGTTTTTTCTGTGTACAGCACCAATGGCAAGCAGATCAAAGTGCTGACCGCCCGTGAATTGACCGAGGAAGAGAGCTTTTTCTACA from Candidatus Methylacidiphilales bacterium includes the following:
- a CDS encoding glycosyltransferase family 2 protein, with translation MFGILWLASYAFVVIGLSVYGLHRLWMVRTYLKYRHLKPLPMARFGQLPKVTVQLPIYNERYVAERLIRSVCALDYPSDLLQIQVLDDSTDETSGLVAGLVREYQGRGLDIEHLTRKDRSGFKAGALQEGMKQAKGEFIAIFDADFVPPPEMLRQTIDFFTDPAVGMIQTRWGHLNRGYNLLTRVQALLLDGHLIIEQTARSRSGRFFNFNGTAGIWRASTIADSGGWQHDTLTEDLDLSYRAQLQGWKFVFVPDLVTPAELPVDMNAFKAQQYRWAKGAVQTCKKLLPAVWRSRQPLRVKLEATFHLTSNFAYLLLACMALLVHPDLKHQGVHWQSVLLIDLPIFMAASLSIFLFYAAALRAGGVSWIQIVFYIPMLIAVGIGLCLNNARAVLEAVFNHHSEFTRTPKYGVSERWTTWWRMNYRSARTVLPWLELLLAAYYLTFVWYAVQHRQWWSLPFFCLFAFGFGYSGWLSIFQGSFFSHLGERLRVGIATRYGV